TAACGGTGCCCGTCTTCGGGTTCGGCATCAAGCCTTTGCGGCCCAGAACCATACCCAAACGTCCGACGTCTTTCATCATGTCGGGAGTTGCAACGGCGATATCAAAATCGAGCCAGCCGCCCTTCACTTTTTCGATGTATTCGTCGGCACCGGCGAACGCCGCTCCTGCGTCGAGCGCTTCTTTAATTCTGTCTTCTTTACAGAAAACGAGAACTTTCTTTTCACCTTTGAACTGATGCGGGAAAACCAGCGTATCGCGCACCGTCTGACTTTTGCCGAGGCGCAGATTGACGTGAACTTCAACCGTTTCGTCAAATTTCGCGAATTTCAGTTCTTTTACCAGCTTACAAGCCTGATCCAGTTCGTATGCTTTCGAGGAATCGTATTTTGCG
This sequence is a window from Treponema brennaborense DSM 12168. Protein-coding genes within it:
- the rplA gene encoding 50S ribosomal protein L1 — protein: MKHGKKYRESLAKYDSSKAYELDQACKLVKELKFAKFDETVEVHVNLRLGKSQTVRDTLVFPHQFKGEKKVLVFCKEDRIKEALDAGAAFAGADEYIEKVKGGWLDFDIAVATPDMMKDVGRLGMVLGRKGLMPNPKTGTVTADISHAINELKKGRTEFRADKGGVIHIAVGKVSMDADKLVENVNALLSEVIRKKPADAKAGFVQSVSVNSTMGPGVWVNFKEGE